A single window of Kitasatospora sp. HUAS MG31 DNA harbors:
- a CDS encoding MarR family winged helix-turn-helix transcriptional regulator — protein sequence MEMPVTERLGLHIKRVEQELMAAKHTALRPLGLTVPQYAALYTLDDRPGLSAAALARACLVTPQTIATVLANLEAKGLITRQPHPWHRKVAEVRLTDDGRRLLAQADAKASAIERRIADGFSAQERALLIDLLARASRQLALTPEQD from the coding sequence ATGGAGATGCCGGTCACGGAACGCCTCGGGCTGCACATCAAGCGGGTGGAACAGGAGCTGATGGCGGCCAAGCACACGGCGCTCCGACCGCTCGGACTCACGGTTCCGCAGTACGCCGCGCTGTACACGCTCGACGACCGGCCGGGGCTCTCCGCCGCCGCGCTCGCCCGGGCCTGCCTGGTCACCCCGCAGACCATCGCCACCGTGCTCGCCAACCTGGAGGCAAAGGGCCTGATCACCCGCCAGCCGCATCCCTGGCATCGCAAGGTGGCCGAGGTCCGCCTCACCGACGACGGACGCCGACTGCTCGCGCAGGCCGACGCGAAGGCCTCCGCCATCGAACGACGGATCGCCGACGGCTTCAGCGCCCAGGAACGTGCTCTGCTGATCGACCTGCTGGCCCGCGCATCACGTCAGCTGGCGCTCACACCGGAGCAGGACTGA
- a CDS encoding GAP family protein encodes MGEAIGAMLASAVGIAISPLPLIAVILLLATPRGRTNGPAFAAGWTGGLAAVVALVAAAGSGLGTGGDEATWNAWLRLALGVLLLLLALRQWRRRPRAGHVIAPPSWMQEVDRFTAPRAAGLGLSLVLANPKNLVLAVGGAAAVSATPGSGATRAVAGVLLVLIGSLCVLVPLGTSLVGGKRAARLLGEWKAWTAVHNAAVTTTVLAVLGATYVGDALTVLG; translated from the coding sequence ATGGGTGAGGCGATCGGCGCGATGCTCGCCTCGGCGGTGGGCATCGCGATCAGCCCGCTGCCGCTGATCGCGGTGATCCTCCTGCTGGCCACGCCGCGCGGCCGGACCAACGGGCCGGCGTTCGCGGCGGGTTGGACCGGCGGCCTGGCCGCCGTGGTCGCGCTCGTGGCGGCGGCGGGCAGCGGCCTGGGCACCGGCGGAGACGAGGCGACCTGGAACGCCTGGCTGCGGCTCGCCCTCGGGGTGCTGTTGCTGCTGCTGGCACTCCGCCAGTGGCGCCGCAGGCCGCGCGCCGGGCACGTCATCGCGCCGCCGTCCTGGATGCAGGAGGTCGACCGGTTCACCGCACCGAGGGCTGCCGGGCTCGGCCTCAGCCTGGTCCTCGCCAACCCCAAGAACCTGGTGCTGGCCGTCGGCGGCGCCGCCGCCGTCTCCGCCACCCCGGGCAGCGGCGCCACCCGGGCGGTCGCGGGCGTCCTGCTGGTGCTGATCGGCTCGCTCTGCGTCCTGGTGCCGCTCGGGACGTCCCTGGTCGGCGGCAAGCGGGCGGCCCGGCTGCTGGGGGAGTGGAAGGCGTGGACGGCCGTGCACAACGCCGCCGTGACCACCACCGTGCTCGCGGTGCTCGGGGCGACGTACGTCGGGGACGCGCTCACCGTGCTGGGGTGA
- a CDS encoding DIP1984 family protein gives MKLAEALALRADAARRVEQLRSRIVANARYQEGEEPAEDAGRLLAESAEVLDELESLIRRINRTNAITVVDDGGTLTDALARRDVLRLRHSVVSAAADAAAGRSGGAARQLRSELMMLAALPVAELRARADVLAREIREVDMRIQRANWEVDLLD, from the coding sequence ATGAAGCTGGCCGAGGCGCTGGCGTTGCGGGCCGACGCGGCACGCCGGGTCGAGCAGCTGCGCTCCCGGATCGTCGCCAACGCCCGTTACCAGGAGGGCGAGGAGCCGGCCGAGGACGCGGGACGGCTGCTGGCCGAGTCCGCCGAGGTGCTGGACGAACTGGAGTCGCTGATCCGCCGGATCAACCGGACCAACGCCATCACCGTCGTCGACGATGGTGGCACGCTGACCGACGCCCTGGCCCGCCGGGACGTCCTGCGGCTGCGGCACTCGGTGGTCTCCGCCGCGGCCGACGCGGCGGCCGGCCGGAGCGGCGGCGCCGCGCGGCAGCTCCGCTCCGAGCTGATGATGCTCGCCGCCCTCCCGGTCGCGGAACTGCGCGCCCGGGCGGACGTGCTGGCGCGGGAGATCCGCGAGGTGGACATGCGGATCCAGCGGGCGAACTGGGAGGTCGACCTGCTGGACTGA
- a CDS encoding MFS transporter codes for MPQTQRRKDRWLILAVICLAQLTVILDNTILNVAIPSLTEELGASTAQTQWVIGAYSLAQAGLLIAAGGLADRYGRKRVQLLGLALFGTGSLVAALATGPGQLIAARAGMGVGGSLLLATSLAIVVRTFDAEEQPKAIAAWSAVASLGFALGPVIGGVLLAHFWWGSTFLVNLPVAAIALVAVAKLVPESKDPRGDRPDLLGAALSTAGLVGLVYAVIQGPGHGWTSAATLLPAGLGLLFLAAFALWEHRIEHPLLDLAFFRNGRFRGAVSGGVLVSFGMGGSLFLLTQHLQFVLGYDPLAAGLRTAPMALTIVALNLTGAGMRLTAKLAPPVAVAAGLSLLAGGLAAIALFGHGGSYPGVLLGLVMMGAGVACAQPAMAGAVMGSIPPERAGIGSGLMGTLSELGNSLGVAVLGAVLTAGFAGALPAGVPESAARSLPEALLAGGPSAAEPIRSAFADSLTQGQLIGAVAVLAGGLVAAWLLARAVGQAPVPPVPPAPSEGGAAEPAAQAG; via the coding sequence GTGCCCCAGACCCAGCGCCGGAAGGACCGGTGGCTGATCCTCGCCGTCATCTGCCTCGCGCAGCTGACCGTGATCCTCGACAACACCATCCTCAACGTGGCGATCCCCTCGCTCACCGAGGAGTTGGGCGCGAGCACCGCCCAGACCCAGTGGGTGATCGGCGCCTACTCGCTGGCCCAGGCCGGCCTGCTGATCGCGGCCGGCGGCCTCGCCGACCGGTACGGCCGCAAGCGGGTGCAGCTGCTGGGCCTCGCGCTGTTCGGCACCGGTTCGCTGGTCGCCGCGCTGGCCACCGGCCCCGGCCAGCTGATCGCCGCCCGGGCCGGCATGGGCGTCGGCGGCAGTTTGCTGCTGGCCACCAGCCTCGCCATCGTGGTGCGCACCTTCGACGCCGAGGAGCAGCCCAAGGCGATCGCCGCCTGGTCGGCGGTGGCCTCGCTCGGCTTCGCGCTCGGCCCGGTGATCGGCGGCGTGCTGCTCGCCCACTTCTGGTGGGGCTCCACCTTCCTGGTCAACCTGCCGGTCGCGGCGATCGCCCTGGTCGCGGTGGCCAAGCTGGTCCCCGAGTCCAAGGACCCGCGCGGCGACCGGCCCGACCTGCTGGGCGCCGCGCTCTCCACGGCCGGCCTGGTCGGCCTGGTGTACGCGGTCATCCAGGGCCCCGGCCACGGCTGGACCTCCGCCGCCACCCTGCTGCCCGCCGGCCTCGGCCTGCTCTTCCTGGCCGCCTTCGCGCTCTGGGAGCACCGGATCGAGCACCCGCTGCTGGACCTGGCGTTCTTCCGCAACGGCCGGTTCCGCGGCGCCGTCTCGGGCGGGGTGCTGGTCAGCTTCGGCATGGGCGGCTCGCTCTTCCTGCTCACCCAGCACCTGCAGTTCGTGCTCGGGTACGACCCGCTGGCCGCCGGCCTGCGGACCGCCCCGATGGCCCTCACCATCGTCGCGCTCAACCTCACCGGCGCCGGGATGCGGCTGACCGCGAAGCTCGCCCCGCCGGTCGCCGTCGCCGCCGGCCTGTCCCTGCTGGCCGGCGGCCTCGCCGCGATCGCCCTGTTCGGCCACGGCGGCTCGTACCCGGGCGTGCTGCTCGGACTGGTGATGATGGGCGCCGGCGTGGCCTGCGCCCAGCCCGCCATGGCGGGTGCGGTGATGGGATCGATCCCGCCCGAGCGGGCCGGCATCGGCTCCGGGCTGATGGGCACGCTCTCCGAGCTGGGCAACTCGCTCGGGGTGGCCGTCCTCGGCGCGGTGCTGACGGCGGGCTTCGCGGGCGCGCTGCCCGCCGGGGTCCCGGAGTCGGCCGCCCGCTCGCTGCCGGAGGCGCTGCTCGCCGGCGGGCCGTCCGCCGCCGAGCCGATCCGCTCGGCCTTCGCGGACAGCCTCACCCAGGGCCAACTGATCGGCGCGGTGGCCGTGCTGGCCGGCGGACTGGTCGCGGCCTGGCTGCTCGCCCGGGCCGTCGGCCAGGCGCCCGTACCGCCGGTGCCGCCCGCGCCGTCGGAGGGCGGAGCGGCCGAGCCGGCCGCCCAGGCGGGCTGA
- a CDS encoding TetR/AcrR family transcriptional regulator produces MADKPRDPGVSIWVRPPRAPRRGSAPTGLSRDRILRAATDLLDAEGVEAFSMRKLAAALDVTPMSVYWYVDNKDELLELALDTALGEMRVDPLAEDAADGDWREHLRLLVHEYRNCFARHPWAAQLAGRYLAIGPNAVAFNTSAVGTLRRTGLEGERLMAALGLVLQFAYGYALVEAQWLGRVKASGRTEDELGLDIRGIAEQADSWYAENADLQPGDDGMAAARERQFEAGLDLALAGIAAAAAAAR; encoded by the coding sequence ATGGCGGACAAGCCCCGCGACCCCGGCGTCAGCATCTGGGTCCGCCCGCCCCGGGCTCCCCGGCGCGGCAGCGCCCCGACCGGCCTCAGCCGGGACCGGATCCTCCGCGCGGCCACCGACCTGCTGGACGCCGAGGGCGTGGAGGCGTTCTCCATGCGCAAGCTCGCCGCCGCCCTGGACGTCACCCCGATGTCCGTCTACTGGTACGTCGACAACAAGGACGAACTCCTCGAACTCGCCCTGGACACCGCCCTCGGCGAGATGCGGGTCGACCCGCTCGCCGAGGACGCGGCGGACGGCGACTGGCGGGAGCACCTGCGGCTGCTGGTGCACGAGTACCGCAACTGCTTCGCCCGGCACCCGTGGGCCGCCCAGCTCGCCGGCCGCTACCTGGCCATCGGCCCCAACGCGGTCGCCTTCAACACCAGCGCCGTCGGCACCCTCCGCCGCACCGGACTGGAGGGCGAGCGCCTGATGGCCGCCCTCGGCCTGGTCCTCCAGTTCGCGTACGGGTACGCCCTCGTCGAGGCCCAGTGGCTGGGGCGGGTCAAGGCCTCCGGCCGGACCGAGGACGAGCTCGGCCTGGACATCCGCGGCATCGCCGAGCAGGCGGACAGCTGGTACGCGGAGAACGCGGACCTGCAGCCCGGCGACGACGGCATGGCCGCCGCCCGTGAGCGCCAGTTCGAGGCCGGCCTGGACCTCGCCCTGGCCGGCATCGCCGCCGCAGCGGCCGCCGCCCGCTGA
- a CDS encoding pectate lyase: MSKRAIRPHRGRIAALGSASALLVAALAGGLWAAADAAAPATPAPGTYTLVSAAGGNCLEVPKASSADGVQLAQAACDPGAPARTWRLTASGTGFRLTAGHSGKCATVREARSSAGTAVEQDACDGTAAAQTWTLKAVDGGYRVVNAGSGKCLAVRDGSAAPGTPVQQNSCDSAPAKRWSLGPVGADPNPTAPVKPTAAGSATPTGVVPEWPTPKGPDIPLGSPQKVSGVFDGGGHRYVGKGALGSGDQSEDQPAMFELADGAVLQNVILGNPAADGVHCAGTCTLRNVWWENVGEDAATFKGTSAAQVMTVDGGGARGAADKVFQHNGPGTFVIRNFRVEDFGKLYRSCGNCRTQYPRHVVIDNVIATAPGKKIVGINANLGDTARISRLTVTGDPSHRITVCQRFTGVTSGEPAESGSGPDGTSCRYTPADVTYRP; encoded by the coding sequence GTGAGCAAGCGAGCCATCCGTCCCCACCGCGGCCGGATCGCGGCCCTCGGCAGCGCGTCCGCCCTGCTGGTCGCCGCCCTGGCCGGCGGTCTGTGGGCCGCGGCGGACGCCGCCGCCCCGGCCACCCCCGCACCCGGCACCTACACCCTGGTCAGCGCGGCCGGCGGGAACTGCCTGGAGGTACCCAAGGCGAGCAGCGCGGACGGCGTGCAACTGGCCCAGGCCGCCTGTGACCCCGGGGCGCCCGCCCGGACCTGGCGGCTGACCGCCTCCGGTACCGGGTTCCGGCTGACGGCCGGGCACAGCGGCAAGTGCGCGACCGTCCGGGAGGCGAGGAGCAGCGCGGGCACCGCCGTCGAGCAGGACGCCTGCGACGGGACGGCCGCCGCGCAGACCTGGACGCTCAAGGCGGTGGACGGCGGCTACCGGGTGGTGAACGCCGGCAGCGGCAAGTGCCTGGCGGTGCGGGACGGTTCGGCCGCGCCGGGGACGCCGGTGCAGCAGAACTCCTGCGACTCGGCGCCGGCCAAGCGCTGGTCCCTCGGGCCGGTCGGCGCCGACCCGAACCCGACCGCGCCGGTGAAGCCCACCGCGGCCGGTTCGGCCACCCCGACCGGTGTCGTACCGGAGTGGCCGACGCCCAAGGGTCCGGACATCCCGCTGGGTTCCCCGCAGAAGGTGTCCGGGGTCTTCGACGGCGGCGGCCACCGGTACGTCGGCAAGGGGGCGCTGGGCAGCGGTGACCAGTCCGAGGACCAGCCGGCCATGTTCGAACTCGCCGACGGCGCCGTGCTGCAGAACGTCATCCTGGGGAACCCGGCGGCCGACGGGGTGCACTGCGCCGGCACCTGCACCCTGCGCAACGTCTGGTGGGAGAACGTCGGTGAGGACGCCGCCACCTTCAAGGGCACCTCGGCCGCGCAGGTGATGACCGTGGACGGCGGCGGGGCGCGCGGCGCGGCGGACAAGGTGTTCCAGCACAACGGTCCCGGCACCTTCGTCATCAGGAACTTCCGGGTCGAGGACTTCGGCAAGCTCTACCGCTCGTGCGGCAACTGCCGGACTCAGTACCCGCGGCACGTGGTGATCGACAACGTGATCGCTACCGCCCCGGGCAAGAAGATCGTCGGGATCAACGCCAACCTCGGTGACACCGCCCGCATCTCCCGCCTCACCGTCACCGGCGACCCGTCCCACCGGATCACCGTCTGCCAGCGCTTCACGGGTGTCACCAGTGGCGAGCCCGCGGAGTCGGGCAGCGGCCCGGACGGCACCTCCTGCCGCTACACGCCGGCCGACGTGACCTACCGGCCGTAG
- a CDS encoding DUF4190 domain-containing protein, translating to MPSTVQDPPARTGADQGSWPRPMTRFAITSVATGLLGLWPLAVGFAVAALVKVRRGRHRGKGLAVLGLVLSVLGALVTTVQFLGLDRFDRGRTVPIAAMAPGDCFYFDNRPHPALAAWDPDLVPPDAVQVPCAEPHNGEVVAVAPLERVSYLPQEVADQARTTCAPGFADYLPDQWTLPANVVPSYIYPRPTSKLTKGERLSCVYADRDGLRAGSVRRSGPPTGEQQPYLAAVRPYNLVVGWGPDIDPADADVEGLKAFRAYAGELAAAEREAAGALRAGTFPEAVRADLARLAEAQLKAAELWQRVDAARGPDELAAAVAAAERADDGLATLALPVRRALGLATGRPGSHRL from the coding sequence GTGCCGTCCACCGTGCAGGACCCGCCCGCGAGAACCGGGGCCGACCAGGGCTCCTGGCCGCGTCCCATGACCCGGTTCGCCATCACCTCGGTGGCCACCGGGCTGCTCGGACTCTGGCCGCTGGCCGTGGGGTTCGCCGTCGCCGCCCTGGTGAAGGTGCGCCGGGGGCGTCACCGCGGCAAGGGCCTGGCCGTGCTGGGCCTGGTGCTGTCGGTCCTGGGCGCGCTGGTGACGACCGTGCAGTTCCTGGGGCTGGACCGGTTCGACCGGGGCCGGACCGTCCCGATCGCCGCGATGGCGCCGGGCGACTGCTTCTACTTCGACAACCGGCCCCACCCGGCCCTCGCCGCCTGGGACCCCGACCTCGTCCCCCCGGACGCCGTGCAGGTCCCGTGCGCCGAGCCGCACAACGGCGAGGTGGTCGCGGTCGCCCCGCTGGAGCGCGTCTCCTACCTGCCGCAGGAGGTCGCCGACCAGGCCCGCACCACCTGCGCCCCGGGGTTCGCCGACTACCTGCCCGACCAGTGGACCCTGCCCGCGAACGTGGTGCCCTCCTACATCTACCCGCGCCCCACCTCCAAGCTGACCAAGGGCGAGCGCCTGAGCTGCGTGTACGCCGACCGGGACGGCCTGCGGGCCGGCTCGGTGCGCCGGTCCGGACCGCCGACCGGGGAGCAGCAGCCGTACCTGGCGGCCGTCCGGCCGTACAACCTGGTGGTGGGCTGGGGCCCGGACATCGACCCGGCGGACGCGGACGTCGAGGGTCTCAAGGCCTTCCGGGCGTACGCCGGGGAGCTGGCGGCGGCCGAGCGGGAGGCGGCCGGGGCGCTGCGGGCGGGGACCTTCCCGGAGGCGGTCCGGGCGGACCTGGCCCGGCTGGCCGAGGCCCAGCTGAAGGCGGCCGAGCTCTGGCAGCGGGTGGACGCCGCCCGCGGTCCGGACGAACTCGCCGCCGCGGTCGCCGCCGCCGAGCGGGCCGACGACGGCCTGGCGACCCTCGCCCTCCCGGTCCGGCGCGCGCTGGGCCTGGCCACCGGCCGGCCGGGGAGCCACCGGCTGTGA
- a CDS encoding alpha/beta fold hydrolase, which translates to MASSKPLDHVVAGSGPGLVLIHGTGADATSNWAALIDLMRDRYTVVAPNLPGAGATPVDPAPIDLDSLADRVVATARAAGLERFHLVGHSLGSVVATAVAARHPDAVTSLALHAGWVRTTPREAFMFDLWACLLRTDPALLARQLILTAMGPGLLGALDDAQFAELAAGFTAMLDERILAQMELDSRIDLRDVVGRVTAPTLVMASADDQIVPPHHQRELAAAIPRADYLQVPGGHGLPFEDPARLFSTIAEYVDRRQAQGRA; encoded by the coding sequence TTGGCCAGCAGCAAACCGCTCGATCACGTCGTCGCCGGGTCCGGCCCGGGCCTGGTCCTGATCCACGGCACCGGCGCAGACGCGACCTCGAACTGGGCCGCTCTCATCGACCTGATGCGCGACCGCTACACCGTCGTCGCCCCGAACCTGCCCGGCGCCGGCGCCACCCCCGTCGACCCCGCTCCGATCGACCTGGACTCACTCGCCGACCGGGTCGTCGCCACCGCCCGGGCCGCCGGACTGGAACGGTTCCACCTCGTCGGTCACTCGCTGGGTTCCGTCGTCGCGACAGCCGTGGCCGCCCGCCACCCCGATGCCGTGACCTCGCTCGCCCTGCACGCCGGATGGGTCAGGACGACCCCCCGCGAGGCGTTCATGTTCGACCTGTGGGCGTGCCTGCTGCGCACCGACCCGGCCCTCCTGGCCCGCCAGTTGATCCTCACCGCGATGGGGCCCGGTCTTCTCGGCGCCCTCGACGACGCGCAGTTCGCCGAACTGGCCGCGGGTTTCACGGCGATGCTCGACGAGCGCATCCTCGCGCAGATGGAACTCGACTCCCGGATCGACCTGCGTGACGTGGTGGGCCGGGTCACCGCGCCGACACTCGTAATGGCGAGCGCCGACGACCAGATCGTCCCGCCCCACCACCAGCGTGAACTGGCCGCCGCCATTCCCCGGGCCGACTACCTCCAGGTGCCCGGCGGCCACGGCCTGCCGTTCGAGGACCCGGCGCGGCTGTTCTCGACCATCGCCGAGTACGTGGACAGGCGCCAGGCACAGGGCCGGGCCTGA
- a CDS encoding MFS transporter: MITTGAGHGVTSGPDAGPQRALIIASFVSRVGNGLFNTAAILYFTLVVHLPAAQVGAGLTIAGLAGLAAGIPAGNLADRYGPRTIWLVTLALQAVTMAAFVLIDGWLVFTLVATLDRLAATASGAAGGALVARVGGGRPAAFRARLRTFVNLGVVVGTLGAAVAIQIDSRPAYTALILANAASFACAGLIVLLGVPNHPPLPRPDEHRSWSVLADRPYVAFVALYSAMGLQYQTVSLLLPIWLTAHTDAPRWTVAAVYAINSGVCVLLQSRLGSTVETPRQGGRAFRLAGLLFLVSCPLMALTADVPARVAPVLAVLAVCVHSVGEVWESSAGVALGYGLAPDHAQGQYQGLFGLGFDAGQALAPVFLTGAVLALGHSGWLLLGALFAALGAAGPPVAAWAERTRPAKAGTGATAPGQQAGSALHEADR; this comes from the coding sequence ATGATCACGACGGGGGCCGGGCACGGGGTGACCAGCGGGCCGGATGCCGGTCCGCAGCGTGCCCTGATCATCGCCAGTTTCGTCAGCAGGGTGGGCAACGGGCTCTTCAACACCGCCGCCATCCTCTACTTCACGCTGGTGGTGCACCTGCCCGCCGCGCAGGTCGGCGCGGGTCTGACGATCGCCGGCCTGGCCGGTCTGGCGGCCGGCATCCCGGCGGGGAACCTGGCCGACCGGTACGGGCCGCGCACGATCTGGCTGGTGACACTGGCCCTCCAGGCCGTCACCATGGCGGCCTTCGTCCTCATCGACGGGTGGCTCGTGTTCACGCTCGTGGCCACCCTGGACCGGCTGGCCGCCACGGCGAGCGGCGCCGCGGGCGGTGCGCTGGTCGCCCGGGTCGGCGGTGGACGTCCCGCCGCCTTCCGGGCCAGACTCCGCACCTTCGTCAATCTCGGCGTCGTCGTGGGCACCCTGGGCGCGGCCGTCGCCATCCAGATCGACAGCCGCCCCGCCTACACCGCGCTGATCCTCGCCAACGCCGCCAGCTTCGCCTGCGCCGGACTGATCGTGCTCCTGGGCGTCCCGAACCACCCGCCGCTGCCCCGACCGGATGAGCACCGGTCGTGGTCCGTCCTGGCCGACCGGCCGTACGTGGCCTTCGTCGCGCTCTACAGCGCCATGGGTCTGCAGTACCAGACCGTCTCCCTCCTCCTGCCGATCTGGCTCACCGCCCACACCGACGCCCCGCGCTGGACCGTGGCGGCGGTCTACGCGATCAACAGCGGCGTCTGCGTGCTGCTCCAGAGCAGACTCGGCTCCACGGTGGAGACCCCACGCCAGGGCGGCCGGGCCTTCCGGCTCGCCGGGCTCCTGTTCCTCGTCAGCTGTCCGCTGATGGCCCTGACCGCCGACGTCCCCGCCCGGGTCGCACCCGTGCTCGCCGTCCTCGCCGTGTGCGTCCACAGCGTCGGGGAGGTGTGGGAGTCGTCGGCCGGCGTCGCGCTCGGCTACGGTCTCGCACCCGACCACGCCCAGGGGCAGTACCAGGGCCTCTTCGGTCTGGGCTTCGACGCGGGCCAGGCCCTCGCCCCGGTGTTCCTGACCGGCGCGGTCCTCGCGCTCGGACACTCGGGGTGGCTGCTCCTCGGCGCCCTGTTCGCCGCCCTGGGCGCGGCGGGCCCGCCGGTGGCCGCCTGGGCCGAGCGGACCCGCCCCGCGAAAGCGGGTACCGGGGCGACCGCACCCGGTCAGCAGGCCGGATCCGCGCTGCACGAGGCCGACCGCTGA
- a CDS encoding tyrosine-type recombinase/integrase, with translation MVASYYSARPTMDVPNHPHVYWKRSRCAPHVNQGRVYRRCGCRDPRHHQIGAHCPVLASDPSHGTWTFAVDLPAPAPGRHTVRRGGFATEDAARAALRRLLEGHNGGFTADPNQTVANYLTAWLRAKALVLKPTTLAHYNAYVANDLIPAIGDIRLDDLGYPHIAGLVHTELAHGRGRVTVHRILASALGDAIRRHRLATNPARPTVIPRPAAAERHIWTPQEAIRFLRYCHVVDPPFADLIELLIGTGMRKGEALALHWTDVHLSQGVLFVRYSLAAVDNNRLVLTSWCVIAGEAAGVWLRAVVHMPVVRSETRPAMAR, from the coding sequence GTGGTCGCCAGTTACTACTCAGCGCGACCGACAATGGATGTGCCGAACCACCCGCACGTCTATTGGAAGCGATCACGATGCGCGCCACACGTCAATCAGGGCCGGGTCTACCGCCGCTGCGGCTGCCGAGACCCTCGGCATCACCAGATCGGCGCGCACTGTCCCGTCCTCGCGTCCGACCCGAGTCACGGCACCTGGACCTTCGCGGTCGATCTGCCCGCCCCGGCTCCTGGCCGCCACACCGTACGCCGCGGCGGCTTCGCCACCGAGGACGCGGCCCGAGCAGCTCTTCGCCGCCTGCTCGAGGGCCACAACGGAGGATTCACCGCCGACCCGAACCAGACCGTCGCCAACTACCTCACGGCCTGGCTCCGCGCCAAGGCCCTGGTCCTCAAGCCCACCACTCTCGCACACTACAACGCCTACGTCGCCAACGACCTCATCCCCGCCATCGGAGACATCCGGCTCGACGACCTCGGTTACCCACACATCGCTGGCCTCGTTCACACCGAGCTCGCCCACGGCCGTGGTCGCGTCACCGTCCACCGCATCCTCGCCAGCGCGCTCGGCGACGCCATCCGCCGCCACCGCCTGGCCACCAACCCAGCCCGGCCCACGGTCATCCCCCGCCCAGCCGCCGCCGAGCGCCACATCTGGACCCCACAGGAAGCCATCCGATTCCTCCGCTACTGCCACGTCGTCGATCCGCCGTTCGCGGACCTCATCGAGCTCCTCATCGGCACCGGCATGCGCAAGGGCGAAGCCCTCGCCCTCCACTGGACCGATGTCCACCTCAGCCAGGGCGTCCTGTTCGTCCGCTACTCACTCGCCGCCGTCGACAACAACCGCCTCGTCCTTACGAGTTGGTGCGTGATAGCGGGTGAGGCAGCAGGGGTCTGGTTGAGGGCTGTGGTTCACATGCCGGTGGTGCGGTCAGAGACGAGGCCGGCGATGGCGCGGTAG